Proteins from one Mycolicibacter virginiensis genomic window:
- the folE gene encoding GTP cyclohydrolase I FolE, with the protein MTSAIFDQARAEAAVRELLFAVGEDPDRQGLLDTPARVARAYREMFAGLYTDPDEVLETTFDEQHEELVIVKEIPLYSTCEHHLVAFHGVAHVGYIPGYDGRITGLSKLARVVDLYAKRPQVQERLTAQVADALMRKLNPRGVIVVVEAEHLCMAMRGVRKPGAITTTSAVRGQFKTDSTSRAEALELIRRK; encoded by the coding sequence ATGACGTCGGCAATTTTCGATCAGGCGCGCGCTGAGGCCGCCGTGCGCGAGCTGCTGTTCGCGGTGGGCGAAGACCCCGACCGCCAGGGTCTGCTCGACACCCCGGCTCGGGTTGCGCGGGCCTATCGGGAGATGTTCGCCGGGCTCTACACCGACCCCGACGAGGTGCTGGAGACCACCTTCGACGAGCAGCACGAAGAGCTGGTGATCGTGAAGGAGATCCCGCTCTACTCGACCTGCGAGCACCACCTGGTGGCTTTTCACGGTGTCGCCCACGTCGGCTACATCCCCGGCTATGACGGCCGGATCACCGGTCTGTCCAAGCTGGCGCGGGTGGTCGACCTCTACGCGAAGCGGCCGCAGGTACAGGAGCGGTTGACCGCACAGGTCGCCGACGCCCTGATGCGCAAATTGAATCCGCGCGGAGTCATCGTGGTGGTCGAGGCCGAGCACCTCTGCATGGCGATGCGCGGAGTCCGCAAGCCCGGTGCGATCACCACCACGTCGGCGGTCCGCGGGCAGTTCAAAACCGACAGCACGTCGCGCGCTGAGGCCCTGGAACTCATTCGGCGCAAGTGA
- the folB gene encoding dihydroneopterin aldolase — translation MTDRIELRGLKVRGNHGVFAHERADGQDFIVDITVWMDLATAAASDNLADTYDYGQLAQRAADIVAGPARDLIETVAAEIAEEVMGDARVQAVEVTLHKPRAPIPLTFADVAVVARRSRTDRRGKVVPA, via the coding sequence ATGACTGATCGGATCGAATTGCGCGGCTTGAAGGTTCGCGGCAATCACGGTGTGTTCGCGCACGAGCGTGCCGACGGCCAGGACTTTATCGTCGACATCACGGTCTGGATGGACCTCGCCACCGCGGCGGCCAGCGACAACTTGGCCGATACCTATGACTACGGACAGCTGGCACAGCGCGCCGCGGATATCGTCGCGGGCCCGGCCCGCGATCTCATCGAGACCGTCGCCGCCGAGATCGCCGAGGAGGTGATGGGCGACGCGCGGGTGCAGGCCGTCGAGGTGACGCTGCACAAGCCACGCGCCCCGATCCCGCTCACCTTCGCCGACGTTGCGGTGGTCGCCCGGCGCTCACGCACCGACCGCCGCGGCAAGGTGGTGCCGGCGTGA
- the folP gene encoding dihydropteroate synthase, whose product MSQTRVLVVGVVNVTADSFSDGGRYLNVDRAVEHGRELAGQGAAIIDVGGESTRPGAVRTDPRAEAQRVVPVVKELAGHGITVSVDTMNAAVAEAALDAGATIVNDVSGGAADPGMAPLLASSGARWVLMHWRPVDPDNPHRVPCYGDVAAEVRRDLLTAVDAAVAAGVDPARLIVDPGLGFAKTAQHNWALLHALPQLVDLGVPVLVGASRKRFLGTLLASEDGTPRPPDERETATAVISALSALHGAWGVRVHDVRASVDALRVLEAWSQGGASDD is encoded by the coding sequence GTGAGCCAGACACGCGTGCTGGTCGTCGGGGTGGTCAACGTCACCGCCGATTCGTTCTCCGACGGCGGGCGCTACCTCAACGTCGATCGCGCCGTTGAGCACGGCCGAGAGCTGGCGGGCCAGGGTGCGGCGATCATTGATGTGGGGGGCGAATCGACTCGGCCCGGCGCGGTGCGCACCGACCCGCGGGCGGAAGCGCAGCGAGTGGTTCCGGTAGTGAAAGAACTTGCTGGCCACGGTATTACGGTCAGCGTTGACACGATGAACGCCGCCGTCGCTGAGGCCGCGCTGGACGCCGGTGCCACGATCGTCAACGACGTGTCCGGGGGAGCGGCGGACCCCGGCATGGCTCCGTTGTTGGCCTCTTCGGGTGCCCGATGGGTGCTGATGCACTGGCGGCCGGTCGATCCCGACAATCCGCATCGGGTGCCGTGCTACGGCGACGTCGCCGCCGAAGTCCGCCGGGATCTGCTCACCGCCGTCGACGCGGCGGTGGCCGCCGGCGTGGATCCGGCGCGATTGATCGTCGATCCTGGTCTGGGCTTCGCCAAGACCGCGCAACACAATTGGGCCCTGTTGCATGCGTTGCCGCAATTGGTCGACCTCGGCGTGCCGGTGCTGGTCGGCGCGTCACGCAAACGATTTCTCGGTACGCTGCTGGCGAGCGAGGACGGCACACCGCGGCCGCCCGACGAGCGCGAAACGGCCACCGCGGTGATATCGGCGTTGTCCGCGCTGCACGGCGCCTGGGGCGTGCGGGTGCACGACGTGCGGGCCTCGGTCGACGCGCTACGAGTCCTGGAAGCCTGGAGTCAAGGAGGCGCAAGCGATGACTGA